Proteins encoded within one genomic window of Cryptosporangium minutisporangium:
- a CDS encoding alpha/beta hydrolase → MGRRPALAVAGIALAGLISPALVSPAAAAPQAPPAVGAQPAVAAPSPITWTACGTENYPTLQCGKVSVPLDYKNPSGQKISLAVSRVPHTAATSQGALLVNPGGPGGSGLTLAGFVASNLPPAVAAQYDVIGFDPRGVGSSEPALNCLPGYFDPVRPDSVPKTRADMEANLKRAKSFADACGAKYNGLLKYIDTLSSAKDMDSIRLALGEKTINFFGYSYGTYLGAVYAKLFPRSVRRMVLDSVVDPTGVWYDNNLDQDYAFDARHKAFAAWVAKYDATYHLGTTQDAVLKQWYATRAALKAKPAGGVVGPSEFEDTYIPGGYFNGYWPYLADALAAYVNEKDEQALVDVYEAFAAIDESGENGYSVYAAVQCRDAHWPRNWSTWVEDNWRVYRKAPFMTWNNAWYNAPCAFWPVKSLSPIDVSNSKVESVLIFQATDDAATPYPGAEVMRRKLKNSRLVVEAEGGNHGITLSGNACLDKYLADYLATGARPDGPGLVDATCAALPDPEPLAPTAEAGTTAKSAAKAGRGTVHEYVSARPIE, encoded by the coding sequence ATGGGACGACGCCCAGCACTGGCCGTCGCCGGGATCGCCTTAGCCGGGCTGATCTCGCCGGCGCTGGTGTCACCGGCCGCAGCGGCGCCACAAGCCCCGCCTGCGGTCGGAGCGCAGCCCGCGGTGGCTGCACCGAGTCCGATCACTTGGACGGCGTGCGGAACCGAGAACTACCCCACGCTTCAATGCGGCAAGGTCTCTGTGCCGCTCGACTACAAGAACCCGAGCGGCCAGAAGATCAGCCTCGCGGTCTCCCGCGTACCGCACACCGCGGCCACCTCGCAGGGTGCGCTGCTGGTCAATCCGGGTGGGCCGGGTGGCTCCGGGCTCACGCTGGCCGGCTTCGTCGCGAGCAACCTGCCGCCGGCGGTCGCCGCGCAGTACGACGTCATCGGGTTCGATCCGCGCGGAGTCGGTAGCAGCGAGCCCGCGCTCAACTGTCTGCCGGGCTACTTCGACCCGGTGCGCCCCGACTCGGTGCCGAAGACGAGGGCCGACATGGAGGCCAACCTCAAGCGGGCGAAATCCTTCGCCGACGCTTGCGGCGCGAAGTACAACGGCCTGCTGAAGTACATCGACACGCTCAGCTCGGCCAAGGACATGGACTCGATCCGGCTGGCACTGGGCGAGAAGACGATCAACTTCTTCGGGTACTCGTACGGCACCTACCTCGGCGCCGTCTACGCGAAGCTGTTCCCGAGGAGCGTCCGTCGGATGGTGCTGGACAGCGTCGTCGACCCGACCGGCGTCTGGTACGACAACAACCTCGATCAGGACTACGCGTTCGACGCGCGGCACAAGGCGTTCGCGGCGTGGGTCGCCAAGTACGACGCGACCTACCACCTCGGCACCACCCAGGACGCCGTACTGAAGCAGTGGTATGCGACCCGAGCGGCGCTGAAGGCGAAGCCGGCCGGTGGCGTCGTCGGACCGTCGGAGTTCGAGGACACCTATATCCCCGGTGGCTACTTCAACGGCTACTGGCCTTACCTCGCCGACGCGCTGGCCGCCTACGTGAACGAGAAGGACGAGCAGGCGCTGGTGGACGTCTACGAGGCGTTCGCGGCGATCGACGAGAGCGGCGAGAACGGCTACAGCGTCTACGCGGCGGTGCAGTGCCGGGACGCTCACTGGCCGCGGAACTGGTCGACGTGGGTCGAGGACAACTGGCGGGTGTACCGCAAGGCGCCGTTCATGACGTGGAACAACGCCTGGTACAACGCGCCGTGCGCGTTCTGGCCGGTGAAGAGCCTGTCGCCGATCGACGTGTCGAACTCGAAGGTCGAGTCGGTGCTCATCTTCCAGGCCACGGACGACGCGGCGACGCCGTACCCGGGTGCCGAGGTCATGCGGCGAAAGCTCAAGAACTCGCGCCTGGTGGTCGAGGCCGAGGGTGGCAACCACGGCATCACGCTGAGCGGCAACGCCTGTCTCGACAAGTACCTGGCCGACTACCTGGCGACCGGGGCGCGGCCGGACGGTCCGGGTCTCGTCGACGCGACCTGCGCCGCGCTGCCGGACCCCGAGCCGCTGGCGCCGACGGCGGAAGCCGGTACCACGGCCAAGTCCGCTGCCAAGGCGGGGCGCGGCACCGTGCATGAATATGTTTCTGCACGGCCGATTGAGTAG
- a CDS encoding glycosyltransferase family 2 protein translates to MVANSPSLSEQSRRAGPVTTSDNSDGLFDTTAILRPVPLTYRGKARSKRPPDAAPHGRVTILVPAHNEADGIYVTVQGLLSQSQRPDQVIVVADNCTDDTAEIARTAGATVMESVGNRHKKAGALNQALARLLPDTAPDDLIMVVDADSVLDFDFLRNATAWLMSDPSLGAIGGLFRGGPGGGFVGHLQRNEYERYRRDVHRLRGKCLVVTGTAALFRASTLLSVSRARLAGVLPAGNGIGGVYDTSVLTEDNELTFALKTLGYGVLSPSDCTLTTEVMTSWGDLWRQRERWKRGAVENCIQYGFTRVTWRYWGRQFVTMLGVLITFAYLGSIVFSLAFYGGLHVKLFWLGVTGIFMIERVVTVRYRGWRQMLISASMYELVLDYFLQFVHAKAYAMSLLRRERKW, encoded by the coding sequence GTGGTTGCGAACTCACCCAGTCTTTCCGAACAGAGCCGACGCGCAGGTCCGGTCACCACCTCTGACAATTCGGACGGATTGTTCGATACGACGGCTATTCTGCGCCCGGTTCCACTCACCTACCGGGGCAAAGCCAGATCGAAGAGACCCCCGGACGCGGCACCGCACGGGCGGGTGACGATCCTCGTACCCGCGCACAACGAAGCGGACGGGATTTACGTCACCGTTCAGGGCCTACTGTCCCAGTCACAACGACCGGACCAGGTCATTGTCGTCGCGGACAACTGCACGGACGACACCGCCGAAATCGCCAGGACCGCCGGCGCTACCGTTATGGAGAGCGTCGGTAACCGGCACAAAAAGGCAGGAGCGCTGAATCAGGCTCTCGCCAGGCTGTTGCCCGATACGGCTCCCGACGACCTCATCATGGTGGTCGACGCCGATAGCGTTTTGGATTTCGACTTCCTCCGCAACGCCACGGCATGGCTCATGTCGGATCCGTCCCTCGGAGCCATCGGCGGACTCTTCCGCGGCGGTCCCGGTGGCGGCTTCGTCGGTCACCTGCAGCGCAACGAGTACGAGCGCTACCGCCGTGACGTGCACAGACTCCGCGGCAAGTGCCTGGTGGTCACCGGCACCGCCGCCCTCTTCCGCGCGTCCACCCTTCTATCGGTCTCCCGGGCCCGCCTCGCCGGGGTGCTTCCGGCGGGCAACGGGATCGGTGGTGTCTACGACACCTCCGTGCTGACTGAGGACAACGAGCTGACGTTCGCGCTGAAGACCCTCGGTTACGGGGTGCTGAGCCCGAGCGACTGCACGTTGACCACCGAGGTGATGACGTCCTGGGGGGACCTGTGGCGGCAACGCGAGCGGTGGAAGCGAGGTGCGGTCGAGAACTGCATCCAGTACGGCTTCACCCGCGTTACATGGCGCTACTGGGGACGCCAGTTCGTGACGATGCTCGGCGTCCTGATCACGTTCGCCTACCTCGGGTCGATCGTCTTCTCACTCGCTTTTTACGGGGGATTGCACGTCAAATTGTTCTGGCTCGGCGTCACCGGGATCTTCATGATCGAGCGGGTGGTGACCGTGCGCTACCGGGGTTGGCGACAAATGCTGATCTCGGCGTCGATGTACGAACTGGTACTCGACTATTTTCTGCAATTCGTCCACGCCAAGGCGTACGCAATGAGTCTGCTGCGCCGTGAACGGAAATGGTGA
- the tadA gene encoding tRNA adenosine(34) deaminase TadA, with the protein MKPQRLVVSSPDRDAMSTALSVAEGALATGDVPVGAIVLDAAGTELARACNEREASGDPTAHAEVLALRRAATALGTWRLAGCTLVVTLEPCTMCAGALVLARVDRVVFGAWDAKAGAAGSLWDVVRDRRLNHRPEVVGGVLEPDCAALLDRFFALRR; encoded by the coding sequence ATGAAACCTCAGCGCCTGGTCGTGTCCTCGCCCGATCGGGACGCGATGAGCACCGCCCTCTCGGTCGCCGAGGGTGCGCTCGCCACTGGCGACGTGCCCGTCGGCGCGATCGTGCTGGACGCCGCCGGCACCGAGCTGGCGCGCGCCTGCAACGAGCGGGAAGCCTCCGGGGACCCGACCGCGCACGCGGAGGTGCTGGCGCTGCGTCGGGCGGCTACGGCGCTGGGAACGTGGCGGCTGGCCGGGTGCACGCTCGTGGTGACGCTGGAGCCCTGCACGATGTGCGCGGGGGCGCTGGTGCTGGCCCGGGTCGATCGGGTCGTGTTCGGCGCCTGGGACGCCAAGGCGGGGGCCGCAGGGTCGCTCTGGGACGTCGTTCGTGACCGGCGGCTCAACCACCGTCCCGAGGTGGTCGGCGGGGTGCTCGAACCGGATTGTGCGGCGCTGCTGGACCGCTTCTTCGCCCTCCGCCGCTGA
- a CDS encoding tRNA adenosine deaminase-associated protein, which produces MSYFAAALVRPRRGWVAAELDLDEIQDVEAAVDLLREVEPEADPALLFVEADDEFLVVVRLDGAETRVFGSDASFGDESRVGAALLADLEEVDVPDDDDADDPELMGRPVGDVDLLADLGVSARDLLALCAHEGMLPSDVMLEVSRKIGSADALIELRGE; this is translated from the coding sequence GTGTCGTACTTCGCTGCTGCCCTGGTCCGTCCGCGCCGAGGGTGGGTCGCCGCTGAACTCGATCTGGACGAGATCCAGGACGTGGAAGCCGCCGTGGACCTGCTGCGTGAGGTGGAGCCGGAAGCCGACCCGGCGCTGTTGTTCGTCGAGGCCGACGACGAGTTCCTGGTCGTCGTCCGCCTGGACGGAGCCGAGACACGCGTCTTCGGCTCGGATGCTTCGTTCGGTGACGAGTCCCGGGTGGGCGCCGCTCTGCTGGCCGACCTCGAGGAGGTCGACGTTCCGGACGATGACGACGCGGACGATCCCGAGCTGATGGGCCGGCCGGTCGGGGACGTCGATCTGCTGGCGGACCTCGGGGTTTCCGCCCGGGACCTGCTGGCGCTCTGCGCGCACGAGGGAATGCTGCCTTCGGACGTCATGCTGGAGGTTTCCCGCAAAATCGGGAGCGCGGACGCCCTGATCGAGCTGCGGGGCGAATGA
- the gndA gene encoding NADP-dependent phosphogluconate dehydrogenase, translating into MTSTATADIGVTGLAVMGRNLARNLARHGHAVAIHNRSPEKTRALVSDHGYEGTFVASESMADFVTSLKRPRAVIVMVKAGQPTDAVIDELIPLLEPGDIVVDCGNAHFLDTRRREETLREHGLHFVGTGVSGGEEGALRGPSIMPGGSAESYQKLGPIFESIAAQVDGVPCCIHVGPDGAGHFVKMVHNGIEYADMQLIAEAYDLLRSGLDATPGQIADIFREWNRGSLESFLIEITADVLAHVDGRTGRPFVDVVLDQAEQKGTGRWTVQSALDLGVPITGIAEATFARSLSGHAEQREAARAVFPVTNELAWAADDREGFIEDVRKALYASKVVAYAQGFDMIKAGSEEYGWNVDRGATATIWRGGCIIRARFLDRIREAYDDDPELPTLLASPYFVKAVSDGVESWRRVVADSARAGVPTPAFSSSLAYFDGLRRGRLPAALIQGLRDNFGAHTYRRVDSEGAFHTLWGSDKTESAAR; encoded by the coding sequence ATGACTTCGACAGCGACGGCAGACATCGGCGTAACCGGCCTGGCCGTGATGGGTCGGAACCTGGCCCGCAACCTCGCGAGGCACGGACACGCCGTAGCGATCCACAACCGATCGCCGGAGAAGACGCGCGCTCTGGTCAGCGACCACGGCTACGAGGGCACGTTCGTCGCCAGTGAGTCGATGGCCGACTTCGTGACCTCGCTGAAGCGTCCCCGCGCGGTGATCGTGATGGTCAAGGCCGGTCAACCGACCGACGCGGTGATCGACGAGCTGATCCCCTTGCTGGAGCCGGGCGACATCGTCGTGGACTGCGGAAATGCCCACTTCCTCGACACCAGGCGCCGGGAGGAGACGCTCCGCGAGCACGGGCTGCACTTCGTCGGCACCGGCGTGTCCGGGGGCGAAGAGGGCGCGCTGCGCGGCCCGAGCATCATGCCCGGTGGCTCGGCGGAGTCGTACCAGAAGCTCGGACCGATCTTCGAGTCGATCGCGGCGCAGGTCGACGGCGTGCCGTGCTGCATTCACGTCGGCCCGGACGGCGCCGGCCACTTCGTCAAGATGGTGCACAACGGCATCGAGTACGCCGACATGCAGCTGATCGCCGAGGCCTACGACCTGCTGCGATCCGGCCTCGACGCCACCCCGGGCCAGATCGCCGACATCTTCCGCGAGTGGAACCGGGGCAGCCTCGAGTCGTTCCTGATCGAGATCACCGCCGACGTGCTCGCACACGTCGACGGTCGGACCGGCCGGCCGTTCGTCGACGTCGTCCTGGACCAGGCCGAGCAGAAGGGCACCGGCCGTTGGACCGTGCAGAGCGCGCTCGACCTCGGCGTCCCGATCACCGGCATCGCCGAGGCCACGTTCGCGCGCTCGCTGTCCGGCCACGCCGAGCAGCGCGAGGCCGCTCGGGCGGTGTTCCCGGTGACGAACGAACTGGCCTGGGCCGCCGACGACCGGGAAGGCTTCATCGAGGACGTCCGCAAGGCGCTCTACGCCTCGAAAGTCGTCGCCTACGCGCAGGGCTTCGACATGATCAAGGCCGGTAGCGAGGAGTACGGCTGGAACGTCGACCGGGGCGCCACGGCCACGATCTGGCGCGGCGGGTGCATCATCCGCGCCCGGTTCCTCGACCGCATCCGAGAGGCCTACGACGACGACCCGGAGCTGCCGACGCTGCTGGCCTCGCCCTACTTCGTCAAGGCTGTCTCGGACGGCGTCGAGAGCTGGCGCCGGGTGGTCGCCGATTCAGCACGGGCAGGCGTCCCGACGCCGGCGTTCTCCTCGTCGCTGGCGTACTTCGACGGGCTGCGGCGGGGCCGGCTGCCCGCCGCGCTGATCCAGGGCCTCCGCGACAACTTCGGCGCGCACACCTACCGCCGCGTCGACAGCGAGGGGGCGTTTCACACCCTATGGGGCTCCGACAAGACTGAGTCGGCGGCCCGCTGA
- a CDS encoding prephenate dehydrogenase — protein sequence MAVLGLGLIGGSLLLRLTAAQVSPVASDDRAPTAVGYDADPRTRAAVAERLGASAVAPDLASAVDGADLVVLAVPLPAVSIVAAALRDVGYRGLLTDVTSVKEPVRAIVAAELPDARWVGGHPMAGKEASGFDVAEAGLLDGCVWALCLDDETALDDWLAVAGWALGVGGRVTPLSAAEHDAAVARISHLPHLVAAALTTGAAAEPLGPAALGLAAGSFRDATRVAATRAALTAAMCGGNAAALITELDSLVERLAGARDLLTTADPISALTGWLDTARAIRVEWPPQGEKAEIRLTRDALLALGRAGGWLTELHADTATAVVPPQKVHPST from the coding sequence GTGGCCGTTCTGGGACTCGGCCTGATCGGTGGCTCGCTGCTGCTCCGGCTCACTGCTGCCCAGGTCAGCCCGGTGGCGAGCGATGACCGGGCGCCGACCGCCGTGGGTTACGACGCCGATCCACGGACTCGGGCGGCGGTCGCCGAGCGGCTCGGTGCGTCCGCGGTGGCGCCGGATCTGGCGTCCGCGGTGGACGGGGCCGACCTCGTGGTGCTGGCGGTACCACTCCCGGCCGTCTCGATCGTGGCCGCCGCCCTACGCGACGTCGGTTACCGCGGCCTGCTCACGGACGTCACGTCGGTGAAGGAGCCGGTGCGAGCGATCGTCGCGGCCGAGCTCCCGGACGCCCGCTGGGTCGGCGGGCATCCGATGGCGGGCAAGGAGGCATCCGGATTCGACGTCGCGGAGGCCGGGCTGCTGGACGGCTGCGTTTGGGCGCTCTGTCTGGACGACGAGACCGCGCTGGACGACTGGCTGGCCGTCGCCGGGTGGGCGCTCGGCGTCGGCGGTCGGGTGACGCCGCTCAGCGCGGCCGAGCACGATGCCGCGGTGGCCCGGATCAGCCACCTTCCGCACTTGGTGGCAGCGGCGCTCACGACGGGAGCGGCCGCCGAGCCGCTCGGACCGGCCGCACTGGGTCTCGCCGCCGGTTCGTTCCGGGACGCCACCCGGGTCGCCGCGACGCGGGCGGCGCTCACCGCGGCGATGTGCGGTGGTAACGCGGCTGCTCTGATCACCGAGCTGGACTCCCTCGTCGAGCGGCTGGCCGGAGCACGGGACCTGCTGACCACCGCCGATCCGATCAGCGCGCTCACCGGATGGCTCGATACCGCGCGGGCAATCCGGGTCGAGTGGCCACCGCAGGGCGAAAAAGCCGAGATCCGCCTGACCCGCGACGCCCTGCTCGCCCTCGGCCGCGCCGGCGGCTGGCTCACCGAACTGCACGCCGACACCGCCACCGCGGTCGTCCCCCCGCAGAAGGTCCACCCGTCCACGTAA
- a CDS encoding thiamine pyrophosphate-dependent dehydrogenase E1 component subunit alpha, whose amino-acid sequence MIQLLTPAGERREDDRFPLGVTPDELRGIYREMVATRRVDAEATALQRQGELGLWAPSLGQEAAQVASVRAFAAGDMLFPSYREHGVALARGVQPAELLAVFRGASHGGWNPFARRLNTYTIVLAAQLLHAVGYAMGVQRDGAEEVVGVYFGDGSTSQGDASEAMNWAGVVDAPVVFCCQNNQYAISVPVARQSPVPLYRRADGFGFPGIRVDGNDVLAVLAVTRWAVERARAGEGPTLIESFTYRMGPHTTSDDPRRYRDAEEVERWRTLDPIERLQRYLDAERLADESFYAQAEADATELAAAVREACLSLEPSGSFPVFAR is encoded by the coding sequence GTGATCCAGCTCTTGACCCCGGCCGGTGAACGTCGGGAGGACGACCGGTTCCCGCTCGGCGTCACGCCGGACGAGCTGCGGGGCATTTACCGGGAGATGGTCGCCACCCGCCGGGTGGACGCCGAGGCGACCGCGCTGCAACGGCAGGGTGAGCTCGGCCTCTGGGCGCCGAGCCTCGGCCAGGAGGCGGCGCAGGTGGCCTCGGTGCGGGCTTTCGCGGCCGGCGACATGCTGTTCCCGTCCTACCGGGAGCACGGGGTGGCGCTGGCCCGCGGGGTGCAGCCGGCCGAGCTGCTGGCGGTGTTCCGCGGCGCCTCGCACGGCGGCTGGAACCCGTTCGCGCGTCGTCTCAACACGTACACGATCGTGCTGGCGGCCCAGCTGCTGCACGCGGTCGGTTACGCGATGGGCGTCCAGCGGGACGGCGCCGAGGAGGTCGTCGGCGTCTACTTCGGTGACGGCTCGACCAGTCAGGGCGACGCGAGCGAGGCGATGAACTGGGCCGGGGTGGTCGATGCCCCGGTCGTCTTCTGCTGCCAGAACAACCAGTACGCGATCTCGGTGCCGGTCGCGCGGCAGTCGCCGGTGCCGCTGTACCGGCGGGCCGACGGCTTCGGGTTCCCCGGCATCCGCGTCGACGGCAACGACGTGCTGGCGGTCCTCGCGGTGACGCGCTGGGCGGTCGAGCGGGCCCGAGCCGGCGAAGGGCCGACGCTCATCGAGTCGTTCACGTATCGGATGGGGCCGCACACCACGTCGGATGATCCACGTCGCTACCGCGACGCGGAAGAGGTCGAGCGGTGGCGCACGCTCGACCCGATCGAGCGGCTACAGCGCTACCTCGACGCGGAACGGCTCGCCGACGAATCGTTCTACGCGCAGGCCGAGGCGGACGCCACCGAGTTGGCCGCCGCCGTCCGCGAGGCCTGCCTGAGCCTGGAGCCGTCCGGAAGCTTCCCGGTGTTCGCGCGCTGA
- the mtnA gene encoding S-methyl-5-thioribose-1-phosphate isomerase — MVDAPGAGALSGHQRTVDWVEHPDHPAVELIDQTALPDVERLLRLETVEAVVDAIQRLAVRGAPAIGVAGGLGVALAVRTVPDPADLDAAILALRNARPTAVNLARAVDRVAGVVAAGADAALAEALAIRDEEIASSDSMAAYGIDLIGALCGPAPRLLTHCNTGGLATVTGGTALGVVFALHRAGRLGGVVASETRPLLQGARLTTWELARAGVPFRLAVDGAGPYLIARGEIDAVIIGADRICANGDVVNKIGSYAHALGAARAGVPFVVVAPESTVDPATATGADVEIEDRSDAEVVGFGAVRSAPAGVVTANPAFDVTPADLVTAVVTDRRVVRFAAGETWDDVPLGPLRSLL, encoded by the coding sequence GTGGTCGACGCCCCGGGGGCGGGAGCCCTATCCGGACATCAGCGCACGGTCGACTGGGTCGAGCATCCCGATCACCCGGCCGTGGAACTGATCGACCAGACCGCGTTGCCGGACGTCGAGCGATTGCTCCGCCTGGAGACGGTCGAGGCCGTCGTTGACGCGATCCAGCGGCTGGCCGTCCGCGGCGCACCGGCGATCGGCGTCGCCGGGGGTTTGGGCGTGGCGTTGGCCGTCCGGACCGTGCCGGACCCAGCCGACCTGGACGCAGCGATTCTGGCGCTGCGGAACGCGCGCCCGACCGCGGTGAACCTGGCGCGGGCCGTCGACCGGGTCGCCGGAGTCGTGGCGGCAGGCGCCGATGCTGCCCTGGCCGAGGCGTTGGCGATTCGCGACGAGGAGATCGCCAGCAGCGACTCGATGGCTGCTTACGGCATCGACTTGATCGGCGCGCTGTGCGGTCCGGCGCCGCGTCTGCTGACCCACTGCAACACCGGTGGTCTCGCGACGGTTACCGGCGGCACCGCGCTGGGCGTGGTCTTCGCGCTGCACCGGGCCGGGCGGCTCGGTGGCGTGGTGGCGAGTGAGACCCGTCCCCTGCTGCAGGGCGCCCGGTTGACGACGTGGGAGCTGGCGCGGGCCGGCGTCCCGTTCCGGCTCGCGGTCGACGGTGCCGGTCCCTACCTGATCGCCCGCGGGGAGATCGACGCGGTGATCATCGGCGCTGACCGGATCTGCGCCAACGGTGACGTCGTCAACAAGATCGGCAGCTACGCGCACGCGCTCGGCGCGGCCCGAGCCGGAGTCCCGTTCGTGGTGGTGGCGCCGGAGTCCACGGTGGACCCGGCGACGGCCACCGGCGCGGACGTCGAGATCGAGGACCGGTCCGACGCCGAGGTCGTCGGATTCGGCGCGGTCCGCTCGGCTCCCGCGGGGGTCGTCACCGCCAACCCGGCTTTCGACGTGACACCGGCGGACCTGGTCACCGCCGTGGTGACCGACCGACGGGTGGTACGGTTCGCGGCCGGCGAGACCTGGGACGACGTTCCGCTCGGCCCGCTACGGAGCCTGTTGTGA